From one Flavobacteriales bacterium genomic stretch:
- a CDS encoding VWA domain-containing protein, which yields MDITETLFKRFAAWQGQRKGRRAYNEHGIDLAELAPRLTIVARALCNAPIEVQAAVREGGWQGSVFHLPARADRYGSVELNFNYYLFRVFYLSKQRELGLNWNGSAGDLEGSRKAAADSAPQVLAALEREFVHFGALHERLREGLEDTTWLYGKWMVERGPFLDGARPAPDGVAPTATHAEITTEIASKPVEDVQSIAVDKEKQEEYMLTHNFEKIETAEEFDDIWRDFDGDDSLDDDLQALNELDLKHTVRVDDTVHSIYRAEMAGQLSVAECEALEEGGTYYSYPEWNVGKGAYLQDHCRVFPLLFRSRNKAYAASVVQREQRKIMALKKQMAAFQNAFSQVRRSERGNEFDLDQVTDMLTDIKARTTPRENVYISQRKRRKYLSLLFLIDLSLSGDAYVAGEKVIEIAKQAVIVLGEVFTEFEVEFQVDGFFSKTRNFCSYVTLKHFRDSWEHGKANLGQVRPQGFTRIGPAIRHAGALLQKRGSRRRWVVLLSDGKPNDFDRYEGDYGVQDIKHALHELRQQQVNSYAIAIEEQARHYLPRMFGVDHYCILADPKELVPAVMGLYTRLAGNV from the coding sequence ATGGATATCACCGAAACGCTCTTCAAGCGCTTCGCGGCATGGCAGGGTCAACGAAAGGGGAGGCGCGCTTACAATGAGCACGGTATTGACCTCGCCGAACTGGCTCCGCGGCTGACGATCGTGGCGCGAGCGCTCTGTAACGCGCCCATCGAGGTGCAGGCCGCAGTGCGCGAAGGGGGATGGCAGGGCTCGGTGTTCCACCTGCCAGCGCGGGCCGATCGCTACGGTTCGGTGGAGCTCAATTTCAACTACTACCTGTTCCGCGTGTTCTACCTCAGCAAGCAACGAGAGCTGGGCCTGAACTGGAACGGAAGCGCGGGCGATCTTGAAGGTTCCCGGAAGGCCGCAGCCGATTCCGCGCCGCAGGTGCTCGCCGCCCTGGAGCGGGAGTTCGTCCACTTCGGTGCATTGCATGAGCGGTTGCGCGAGGGTCTCGAAGACACCACTTGGCTCTACGGCAAATGGATGGTGGAACGTGGACCCTTCCTGGATGGGGCACGGCCCGCCCCGGATGGCGTGGCACCAACGGCCACGCACGCCGAGATCACCACCGAGATCGCTTCCAAGCCGGTAGAGGACGTGCAGAGCATCGCGGTGGACAAGGAGAAGCAGGAGGAGTACATGCTCACCCACAACTTCGAGAAGATCGAGACCGCCGAGGAATTCGACGACATCTGGCGTGATTTCGACGGGGATGATAGCCTTGATGATGACCTGCAGGCGCTGAACGAACTGGACCTGAAGCACACCGTGCGCGTGGACGACACGGTGCATTCGATCTATCGTGCGGAAATGGCCGGGCAGCTTTCGGTGGCCGAGTGCGAGGCCCTGGAGGAGGGCGGAACCTATTATTCCTACCCTGAGTGGAATGTCGGCAAGGGCGCCTACCTGCAGGACCATTGCCGGGTGTTTCCCCTGCTGTTCCGTTCACGCAACAAGGCCTATGCGGCGAGCGTGGTCCAGCGCGAGCAGCGCAAGATCATGGCATTGAAGAAGCAGATGGCCGCGTTCCAGAACGCGTTCAGCCAGGTGCGTCGTTCGGAGCGTGGCAATGAATTCGACCTCGATCAGGTGACGGATATGCTCACCGACATCAAGGCACGCACCACGCCAAGGGAGAACGTCTACATCTCGCAACGCAAGCGACGCAAGTACTTGAGCCTGCTCTTCCTGATCGACCTGAGCCTGAGCGGCGACGCCTACGTGGCGGGTGAGAAGGTGATTGAGATCGCGAAGCAGGCGGTGATCGTGCTGGGCGAGGTGTTCACGGAGTTCGAGGTGGAGTTCCAGGTCGACGGATTCTTCTCCAAGACGCGGAATTTCTGCTCCTATGTGACCCTGAAGCACTTCCGCGACAGCTGGGAGCATGGCAAGGCGAACCTCGGGCAGGTGCGCCCACAGGGCTTCACGCGCATTGGACCGGCGATCAGGCATGCCGGCGCCCTGCTGCAGAAGCGCGGGTCGCGGCGCCGGTGGGTCGTTCTCCTGAGCGATGGCAAGCCGAACGATTTCGATCGCTACGAGGGTGATTATGGCGTGCAGGACATCAAGCACGCCTTGCATGAGCTCCGCCAGCAGCAGGTGAACAGCTATGCCATCGCCATCGAGGAACAGGCCCGGCATTACTTGCCGCGCATGTTCGGTGTCGATCATTACTGCATCCTCGCCGATCCGAAGGAACTGGTCCCCGCGGTGATGGGCCTGTACACGCGGCTGGCCGGAAACGTCTAG
- a CDS encoding tryptophanase: MKHRTIIEPFRIKSVEPIGISTEEERVEQLKAAHYNPFLLRSRDVIIDLMTDSGTSAMSAHQWAGVMEGDEAYAGSRSWERMEQAVQDLTGMDHVLPTHQGRAAERIIYGHLGGAGKVFISNTHFDTTRANIEFTGATAIDIPIAEGKDPALQHPFKGNMDVAALDALLKEHKGHVGAVILTVTNNSGGGQPVSMANAEGVAAICKRHGALFLLDCCRIAENSWFVKHREVGMEGLSYRQIAQRMFALADGAVMSAKKDALVNMGGFLSLKDEALAAACTNLLIITEGFTTYGGLSGRDMEAIAIGLDEVFDPHYLDYRIRSTTFLGEKLHALGVPLMRPIGGHAVYIDAKKLYPHIPSHEYPGQALVCELYRLGGIRSVEIGSVMFGKYTSHGSLIPSAMELVRLAIPRRVYTQSHMEYVAETFEEVIRARAGVKGYRIIKEPKFLRHFTAHFERS; the protein is encoded by the coding sequence ATGAAGCACCGCACCATCATCGAGCCCTTCCGCATCAAGAGCGTGGAGCCCATCGGCATCAGCACCGAAGAGGAACGCGTGGAGCAACTGAAAGCGGCGCACTACAACCCCTTCCTGCTGCGCTCGCGCGATGTGATCATCGACTTGATGACCGACAGCGGCACCAGCGCCATGAGCGCGCACCAATGGGCCGGGGTCATGGAAGGCGACGAAGCATACGCCGGTTCGCGCTCTTGGGAGCGCATGGAACAAGCCGTGCAGGATCTCACCGGCATGGACCATGTGCTGCCCACGCACCAGGGTCGCGCAGCGGAGCGCATCATCTACGGTCATCTCGGCGGCGCGGGGAAGGTCTTCATCAGCAACACGCACTTCGACACCACGCGGGCCAACATCGAGTTCACCGGCGCCACCGCAATCGACATCCCCATCGCCGAGGGCAAGGACCCTGCGTTGCAGCATCCCTTCAAAGGCAACATGGACGTGGCCGCGCTGGACGCTTTGCTGAAGGAGCACAAAGGCCACGTGGGCGCCGTGATCCTGACGGTGACCAACAACAGCGGGGGCGGACAGCCCGTGAGCATGGCCAATGCCGAGGGCGTGGCCGCGATCTGCAAGCGCCATGGCGCGCTGTTCCTGCTGGACTGCTGCCGCATCGCCGAGAATAGCTGGTTCGTGAAGCACCGCGAGGTGGGCATGGAGGGCCTGAGCTATCGCCAGATCGCGCAGCGCATGTTCGCCTTGGCCGACGGTGCTGTGATGAGCGCCAAGAAAGATGCGCTGGTGAACATGGGCGGGTTCCTTTCCCTGAAGGACGAAGCGCTCGCCGCAGCGTGCACCAACCTATTGATCATCACCGAAGGTTTCACCACCTATGGCGGCCTGTCCGGTCGGGACATGGAGGCCATCGCCATCGGCTTGGACGAGGTGTTCGACCCGCACTACCTCGATTACCGGATCCGCAGCACCACCTTCCTCGGTGAGAAGCTGCACGCGCTAGGTGTTCCGCTCATGCGACCGATCGGCGGGCATGCTGTTTACATCGACGCGAAGAAGCTCTATCCGCACATCCCATCGCACGAATATCCCGGCCAGGCTCTGGTATGCGAGTTGTACCGGCTAGGGGGCATCCGCAGCGTTGAGATCGGTTCGGTGATGTTCGGCAAGTACACGTCTCATGGTTCCCTCATACCATCCGCCATGGAGTTGGTACGTCTCGCTATCCCGCGCCGGGTGTATACGCAAAGCCACATGGAATACGTGGCTGAGACTTTCGAAGAGGTGATACGTGCGCGTGCCGGGGTCAAGGGCTACCGCATCATCAAGGAGCCGAAGTTCCTGCGGCACTTCACGGCGCATTTCGAGAGGTCGTAG
- a CDS encoding Crp/Fnr family transcriptional regulator, translated as MNDSAARSLPHLDQLIARHCSPEWRELLRAQNTVLTFAKGEAIFTSGQKAERMFMIHRGRVKVVASYIKGKERIIRMASDGEALGHRGIGQEPVYTASAIALAPTRVNAIPMALFLSTLKANPHFCYHFLLYFAAELRLLDQHLRDLMNMDVAQRVAKVILLCRDTFGMDEADARKLAFTLPRRDIASMADTTYESVIRTLAHFDQEGIIELEGKGIRIRNKAKLEKAMSG; from the coding sequence ATGAACGACAGCGCTGCACGGTCACTTCCGCATCTCGATCAACTCATTGCTCGCCATTGCTCGCCCGAATGGCGTGAACTGCTGCGTGCGCAGAACACGGTCCTGACATTCGCCAAAGGCGAAGCCATATTCACCTCCGGGCAGAAGGCCGAGCGGATGTTCATGATCCATCGTGGGCGCGTGAAGGTGGTCGCCTCGTACATCAAGGGCAAGGAGCGCATCATCCGCATGGCCAGTGATGGCGAAGCGCTGGGTCACCGCGGCATCGGGCAGGAGCCCGTTTACACCGCCAGCGCTATAGCACTCGCTCCAACACGTGTGAATGCCATCCCGATGGCCTTGTTCCTGAGCACCCTGAAAGCCAATCCGCACTTCTGCTACCACTTCCTGCTCTACTTCGCCGCTGAGCTGCGATTGCTCGATCAGCATCTGCGCGACCTCATGAACATGGATGTGGCGCAGCGCGTGGCCAAGGTGATCCTGCTGTGCCGCGACACCTTCGGCATGGACGAGGCCGATGCTCGGAAGCTCGCGTTCACCCTTCCGCGCAGGGATATCGCGAGCATGGCGGACACCACCTACGAGAGTGTGATCCGCACGCTCGCCCACTTCGACCAGGAAGGCATCATCGAACTGGAGGGCAAAGGGATCCGGATACGGAACAAGGCCAAGCTCGAGAAGGCCATGTCGGGCTGA
- a CDS encoding cbb3-type cytochrome c oxidase subunit I — protein sequence MKYQSQKVAYLFFGLCMLLLLLQVVYGFIMGFARIGFDEWFHEFIPFNAARATHTNLLVVWLLAGFMGAAYYIIPEEAQRELVSVPLAKLQFYSLAVVGVVAVIGFHLNWWEGRKFLEIPRPLDYLVVVNVLTFLGIIIMTLWKGKQRTTTAMVLTMGLVFAALLYLPGMIWFDNQTIDSFFRWWVVHLWVEGVWELIMGGILAYLLIKLTGVDREVIEKWLYVIIGLTFISGILGTGHHYYYIGAPKYWLMIGGIFSALEPLAFLGMALFAFAMYRKGGKKHPNSIALYWTLGCAITSFAGAGLLGVAHTLPSVNMWTHGTLVTAMHGHLAFWGAYGMLVLAMISYAMPMMTGRKVYQGTRGMIAFWCANIGMLGMTTALAAAGVAQVYLERKVGMDFMDAQNELNVHFMVMLGAASLFATGIVLYILDFIKYGKPTDEAMRAEEDEFLAVRPA from the coding sequence ATGAAATACCAATCACAGAAAGTCGCCTACCTGTTCTTCGGGTTGTGCATGCTGCTGCTGCTGCTGCAAGTCGTTTACGGATTCATCATGGGCTTCGCGCGCATCGGGTTCGATGAGTGGTTCCATGAGTTCATTCCCTTCAATGCTGCGCGTGCCACGCACACGAACCTGCTTGTCGTCTGGCTTCTCGCAGGGTTCATGGGGGCCGCGTATTACATCATCCCTGAGGAAGCACAGCGCGAGCTGGTCTCCGTGCCGCTTGCGAAACTTCAGTTCTACAGCCTGGCTGTGGTGGGTGTGGTGGCGGTGATCGGGTTCCACCTCAATTGGTGGGAGGGCCGCAAGTTCCTGGAGATCCCCAGGCCTTTGGATTACCTGGTCGTCGTGAACGTGCTCACCTTTCTGGGTATCATCATCATGACGCTTTGGAAGGGCAAGCAACGCACCACCACGGCCATGGTCCTGACCATGGGGTTGGTGTTCGCCGCCTTGCTCTACCTGCCTGGCATGATCTGGTTCGACAACCAGACCATTGACTCGTTCTTCCGCTGGTGGGTGGTTCACCTGTGGGTGGAGGGCGTGTGGGAGTTGATCATGGGTGGCATCCTGGCCTACCTGCTGATCAAGCTCACCGGCGTGGATCGTGAGGTCATCGAGAAATGGCTCTATGTCATCATCGGTCTCACGTTCATCTCGGGGATTCTCGGTACCGGGCACCACTACTACTACATCGGCGCGCCCAAGTACTGGCTCATGATCGGTGGCATCTTCAGCGCCTTGGAGCCGCTGGCGTTCCTGGGCATGGCCCTGTTCGCCTTCGCCATGTACCGCAAGGGTGGTAAAAAGCACCCGAACAGCATCGCGTTGTATTGGACGCTCGGTTGTGCCATCACCTCCTTCGCCGGCGCTGGCCTGTTGGGGGTAGCGCATACCCTTCCTTCCGTGAACATGTGGACACATGGCACCCTGGTCACCGCGATGCATGGTCACCTGGCCTTCTGGGGTGCCTATGGCATGCTGGTGCTGGCCATGATCAGCTACGCCATGCCGATGATGACGGGCCGCAAGGTCTATCAGGGCACCCGGGGCATGATCGCCTTCTGGTGCGCTAACATCGGAATGCTCGGCATGACCACGGCGCTCGCCGCGGCCGGTGTTGCGCAGGTCTACCTCGAGCGGAAGGTGGGCATGGATTTCATGGACGCGCAGAACGAGCTCAACGTGCATTTCATGGTGATGCTCGGAGCAGCCTCGCTCTTCGCGACCGGAATCGTGCTCTACATCCTGGACTTCATCAAGTACGGCAAACCGACCGATGAGGCCATGCGAGCCGAGGAGGATGAGTTCCTCGCTGTTCGTCCAGCCTGA
- a CDS encoding tyrosine phenol-lyase, with amino-acid sequence MAKTSWAEPYKIKMVEPLFMSTREQRVKAMEEAGYNTFLLRSELVYIDLLTDSGTSAMSDRQWAGLMLGDEAYAGSRNYYHLEDSVKKYYGYKYLIPTHQGRGAENILSQILIKPGDIVPGNMYFTTTKLHQELAGGSFVDIIVDEAHDPQSTFPFKGNVDLGKLQRVIDAHGAKKIPYVSMATTVNMAGGQPISLANLKELRELTSKHGIRIIHDMTRVAENAFMIQQLEEGQGQKSVAQLVSEICDLTDGATMSAKKDALVNIGGFMATNEWDVFEEARNLVVIYEGLHTYGGLAGRDMEAMAIGIEESVQDDHIRARVGQVFYLGQKLLDMGIPIVKPVGTHGVFLDAKAFLPHLPQTAFPAQALAAELYIDSGVRAMERGIVSAGRDKITGDHCYPELELVRLTIPRRVYTQAHMDVVAESVARVFERRERISGLKMTYEPKYLRFFQARFEPLPA; translated from the coding sequence ATGGCAAAGACCTCCTGGGCCGAGCCCTACAAAATCAAGATGGTCGAACCCCTCTTCATGTCCACCCGCGAACAGCGGGTGAAGGCCATGGAAGAGGCTGGATACAACACCTTCCTGCTGCGATCCGAGCTCGTCTATATCGACCTGCTCACCGACAGCGGTACCAGCGCCATGAGCGACCGCCAATGGGCCGGGCTCATGCTCGGTGATGAAGCCTACGCAGGCAGCCGCAACTACTACCACCTGGAGGATTCTGTGAAGAAGTACTACGGCTACAAGTACCTCATCCCCACGCACCAGGGTCGTGGCGCGGAGAACATCCTCTCGCAGATCCTCATCAAGCCCGGCGACATCGTACCCGGCAACATGTACTTCACCACCACCAAGCTCCACCAGGAGCTGGCGGGCGGCAGTTTCGTTGACATCATCGTTGACGAGGCCCACGACCCGCAGAGCACTTTTCCCTTCAAGGGCAACGTGGACCTTGGCAAGCTCCAGCGCGTGATCGATGCGCACGGCGCGAAGAAGATCCCCTATGTCTCCATGGCCACCACGGTGAACATGGCCGGCGGGCAACCGATCTCGCTTGCCAACCTGAAGGAACTGCGTGAATTGACCAGCAAGCACGGCATCCGCATCATCCACGACATGACGCGCGTGGCCGAGAACGCCTTCATGATCCAGCAACTCGAGGAAGGGCAAGGACAGAAGAGCGTGGCGCAACTCGTGAGCGAGATCTGCGACCTCACCGATGGCGCCACCATGAGCGCCAAGAAGGACGCGCTGGTGAACATCGGCGGATTCATGGCGACCAACGAATGGGATGTGTTCGAGGAAGCGCGCAACCTGGTGGTGATCTACGAAGGGCTGCACACGTACGGCGGACTCGCCGGTCGCGACATGGAGGCCATGGCCATCGGCATTGAAGAGAGCGTGCAGGACGATCACATCCGCGCGCGGGTAGGTCAGGTATTCTACTTGGGGCAGAAGCTGCTCGACATGGGCATCCCTATCGTGAAGCCCGTGGGCACGCACGGCGTTTTCCTCGATGCCAAGGCCTTCCTCCCGCACTTGCCGCAGACCGCTTTCCCCGCGCAAGCGCTCGCCGCGGAACTCTACATCGACAGTGGTGTGCGCGCGATGGAGCGCGGCATCGTGAGCGCCGGTCGCGACAAGATCACTGGCGATCACTGCTATCCGGAGCTGGAACTGGTGCGGCTCACCATCCCACGGCGCGTGTACACCCAAGCCCATATGGATGTGGTGGCCGAGAGCGTAGCGCGTGTCTTCGAGCGTCGCGAACGCATCTCCGGATTGAAGATGACCTACGAGCCGAAGTACCTGCGCTTCTTCCAGGCGCGTTTCGAACCCCTGCCCGCATGA
- a CDS encoding T9SS type A sorting domain-containing protein, translated as MRHLYLLPFVLILFRSAPTSAQCTTTNATSCQCPLGQGTNCDLLPDMTTSWYAALNYLSGPNEEPGRIYITSSTPNIGYGPLEVRGVDLNGYRRFVCGIDTFVVYDPSASQQFACPNGGTAKQLTTQRIFHKNGNAMTSTEHVMPQGMTYHPTHGHTHYDQWGIFSLRMQETGVSDPRQWPIVGQGYKLGFCLMDYHSCNASAANHHCKDNNTVYNAGTTLTGPNFPNLGLGGSYGCSMVRQGISSGYTDVYSEYLDGMWVDIPTGTCNGAYWIVMEADPLNVVVETDETNNWTAVPYTLTQQPSSGPVAKIFCDEQAYVCAGEQVELRATPGTAYQWSNGATSSSIVVGPGTYSVSVTGYCGTAASAPFTVTALPQPTAPAAEAVVVCEGEQATLTANGNELLWFDMLGNPLGSGATYTTPPLYASTSYQVADQVTTQGTVIYGGKQNNSGSGGYHAGGQSLRFNALASFTLASVKVYAGNAGYRTVELVDVVGVLRATRSVMVPAGESRIDLDWDILPGNNYLINVSGTTDLWRSTGSVSFPYPIGSVASITGSSGGATVYPYFYDWEVEVGGGSCQSAMTSVTVTVEVCSGVDEPLALRGFEVFPNPSNGQFNLTLHLLDPSAIEVELFDMMGRRAHVERLQAPAGQVVRELDMAHLSSGVYMLSLRIAGRVFTRRIAID; from the coding sequence ATGCGCCACCTATACCTCCTGCCCTTCGTCCTGATCCTCTTCCGTTCGGCCCCGACAAGCGCCCAATGCACCACCACGAACGCCACTTCGTGCCAGTGCCCGCTGGGGCAGGGGACGAATTGCGACCTGCTTCCGGACATGACCACCTCTTGGTACGCGGCGCTCAACTACTTGAGCGGCCCGAATGAGGAGCCCGGGCGCATCTACATCACGAGTTCCACGCCGAACATCGGCTACGGCCCGCTGGAGGTGCGCGGCGTTGACTTGAACGGCTACCGCCGCTTCGTATGCGGCATCGATACGTTCGTAGTCTATGACCCTTCGGCATCGCAGCAGTTCGCCTGCCCCAACGGCGGCACAGCCAAGCAGCTCACCACGCAGCGCATTTTCCATAAGAACGGCAACGCGATGACCTCAACGGAGCACGTGATGCCACAGGGAATGACCTACCACCCGACGCATGGGCACACGCACTATGACCAATGGGGCATCTTCAGCCTGCGCATGCAGGAGACCGGCGTGAGCGACCCGCGCCAATGGCCGATCGTGGGCCAAGGCTACAAGCTCGGCTTCTGCCTCATGGATTACCATAGCTGCAATGCCAGCGCGGCCAATCATCATTGCAAGGACAACAACACGGTGTACAACGCCGGAACCACGCTCACCGGACCGAACTTCCCCAACCTCGGCTTGGGTGGCTCCTACGGCTGCAGCATGGTCCGGCAAGGCATCTCTTCCGGCTATACCGATGTGTACAGCGAGTACCTCGATGGCATGTGGGTCGATATCCCCACGGGCACCTGCAACGGCGCGTATTGGATCGTGATGGAGGCGGATCCGCTGAACGTAGTGGTGGAGACGGATGAAACGAACAACTGGACCGCCGTTCCCTATACGCTCACCCAGCAGCCTTCGTCAGGTCCTGTGGCCAAGATCTTCTGCGACGAGCAGGCCTATGTCTGCGCCGGGGAGCAAGTGGAGCTCCGGGCAACGCCGGGCACGGCCTACCAGTGGTCAAATGGCGCCACCTCGAGCAGCATCGTGGTTGGCCCGGGAACGTACTCAGTATCCGTGACGGGTTATTGCGGGACCGCGGCCTCCGCGCCTTTCACCGTTACCGCCTTGCCCCAACCGACTGCTCCTGCTGCTGAGGCTGTCGTGGTGTGCGAAGGCGAGCAGGCAACGCTCACCGCCAACGGTAACGAATTGCTGTGGTTCGACATGCTAGGGAATCCTTTGGGCAGCGGTGCCACCTACACTACCCCGCCGCTCTATGCGAGCACCAGCTACCAAGTTGCTGACCAGGTCACCACGCAGGGAACAGTGATCTATGGCGGCAAGCAGAACAACAGCGGAAGCGGCGGCTACCACGCAGGCGGGCAATCGCTCCGGTTCAACGCGCTCGCTTCATTCACGCTAGCTTCGGTGAAGGTGTACGCTGGCAATGCGGGTTATCGCACGGTGGAGCTTGTCGACGTGGTCGGTGTGCTGCGCGCCACGCGATCGGTCATGGTGCCGGCTGGCGAATCGCGCATCGACCTGGATTGGGACATCCTGCCGGGCAATAACTACCTGATCAATGTGAGCGGCACCACGGATCTGTGGCGCAGCACAGGCAGCGTCTCCTTTCCATACCCCATCGGCTCGGTTGCAAGCATCACCGGTTCTTCGGGCGGCGCCACGGTCTATCCGTACTTCTATGACTGGGAAGTGGAGGTCGGCGGCGGCAGTTGCCAGAGCGCGATGACCTCGGTGACGGTCACCGTTGAGGTGTGCTCCGGCGTTGATGAACCGCTCGCGCTGCGCGGCTTCGAGGTATTCCCGAACCCGAGCAATGGGCAATTCAACCTGACGCTGCACCTGCTCGATCCTTCTGCCATAGAGGTCGAGCTCTTCGATATGATGGGCCGTCGGGCCCATGTGGAGCGCTTGCAGGCGCCCGCCGGCCAGGTGGTGCGTGAGCTTGACATGGCGCACCTGTCATCAGGGGTGTACATGCTTTCGCTGCGCATCGCCGGCCGGGTCTTCACCCGCCGGATCGCTATCGACTGA
- a CDS encoding CbbQ/NirQ/NorQ/GpvN family protein: MRIEKEPYYQATGEEVSVFEHAFAQRLPVLLKGPTGSGKSRFVEYMAHKLGKELMTVTCHEETSSTDLIGRYIIRGDGTEWIDGPLTTAARKGGIIYLDEVAEARPDVLVAIHSLTDHRRTLFIDKLGTELVAHHDFMLVASFNPGYQKGFKELKPSTRQRFISMAFQYPKPPVERDILVRETGVDAATATKLVTIGQKIRNLTELGLAETASTRLLVDAAKLIGSGLPPRLSVKVAVLEPLTDDASDQQALEDIAYMSI, from the coding sequence ATGCGCATCGAAAAGGAACCCTACTACCAAGCCACGGGAGAGGAGGTCTCCGTGTTCGAACACGCGTTCGCACAACGCCTGCCGGTGCTGCTCAAAGGCCCGACGGGAAGCGGCAAATCCCGGTTCGTGGAATACATGGCCCACAAGCTGGGCAAGGAACTGATGACCGTGACCTGCCATGAGGAGACCTCCTCCACCGACCTCATCGGTCGGTACATCATCCGTGGCGATGGTACCGAGTGGATCGACGGCCCGCTCACCACGGCGGCCCGCAAGGGAGGCATCATCTACCTCGACGAGGTGGCTGAGGCGCGGCCCGATGTGTTGGTGGCGATACACTCCCTCACGGATCACCGCCGTACGCTGTTCATCGACAAGCTCGGCACCGAACTGGTCGCGCATCATGACTTCATGCTCGTGGCCTCCTTCAACCCGGGCTACCAGAAGGGCTTCAAGGAGCTGAAGCCGTCCACGCGCCAACGCTTCATTTCCATGGCCTTCCAGTACCCGAAGCCACCGGTGGAGCGTGACATTCTGGTGCGGGAGACCGGCGTGGATGCCGCCACCGCCACCAAGCTCGTCACCATCGGCCAGAAGATCAGGAACCTCACCGAGCTGGGCCTCGCAGAAACGGCGAGCACGCGCTTGCTCGTGGATGCCGCCAAGCTCATCGGCAGTGGACTACCTCCCCGTCTTTCTGTGAAGGTGGCCGTGCTTGAGCCGCTCACCGATGATGCCTCGGACCAGCAGGCCTTGGAGGATATCGCGTACATGAGCATCTAA
- a CDS encoding cytochrome c, translating to MLSKKQAQVFFFGGTIASFGVFLGLSWHTLAREVPNQTNSHNLTPEVVRGKEIWESNNCMGCHTLFGEGAYYAPELTRVYERRGPELIKTIMTSPVPWGPKGRQMVAYKMDLADAEAVVAFFKWAGEVDLNGFPPKPDLKQNK from the coding sequence ATGCTATCCAAGAAACAAGCACAGGTGTTCTTCTTCGGAGGGACCATCGCTTCGTTCGGGGTCTTCCTAGGGCTGTCGTGGCACACACTGGCCCGAGAGGTACCCAACCAGACCAACAGCCATAACCTGACACCCGAGGTGGTACGTGGAAAAGAGATCTGGGAGTCGAACAATTGCATGGGTTGTCACACGCTTTTCGGTGAGGGCGCCTACTATGCACCGGAACTGACCAGGGTGTATGAACGCCGCGGACCGGAGCTGATCAAGACGATCATGACATCACCGGTGCCTTGGGGCCCCAAGGGCCGCCAGATGGTGGCCTACAAGATGGATCTGGCCGATGCCGAAGCCGTCGTAGCCTTCTTCAAGTGGGCGGGTGAAGTGGATCTGAACGGATTCCCCCCCAAGCCGGACCTCAAACAGAACAAATAA